The Citrifermentans bemidjiense Bem genome window below encodes:
- the ilvY gene encoding HTH-type transcriptional activator IlvY: MVLMDAMDNLELMITRGQNMDLRELEVFLTVAETLHFGRASQACNLSPSALTRTIQRMEEQLEQPLFLRDNRTVTLSPAGERLKSYARLCLQEWQSFRAAIKDEQSVAGTLSIYASITAVYSLLPELLESYREKYPEVQLELRTGAAEQAVTQVQNGEIDLAVAALPDRHSSNLEFLPIATIPLIFIAPRHAIAADVPQEGGELDLSRAPLVLPQTGLSRRRLDQWLKEHRISPNITSEVSGNEAIIAMVRLGCGVGIVPQLVLERSPFRDEVAVLEKAPSLKPYEVGLCCGRRNLQRPSVKAFWQLAEKQSINQKKVTQRRKGAK; this comes from the coding sequence ATGGTCTTGATGGACGCGATGGACAACCTTGAACTGATGATCACTAGAGGACAAAACATGGACCTGCGGGAACTGGAAGTATTTCTCACCGTCGCCGAGACACTCCACTTCGGTCGCGCCAGCCAGGCCTGCAACCTGAGCCCGTCGGCTTTGACCCGGACTATTCAGCGCATGGAGGAGCAACTGGAACAGCCGCTTTTCCTGCGCGACAACAGGACGGTAACGCTTTCGCCGGCGGGGGAGCGCCTCAAAAGCTACGCCCGCCTCTGCCTGCAGGAGTGGCAGAGCTTCCGCGCCGCCATAAAGGACGAGCAGTCGGTGGCGGGAACGTTATCTATATACGCTTCCATCACCGCGGTCTACAGCCTGCTTCCCGAACTGCTGGAGTCGTACCGGGAAAAGTACCCGGAGGTCCAACTTGAATTGAGGACGGGGGCCGCGGAGCAGGCGGTGACGCAGGTGCAAAACGGGGAGATAGACCTTGCCGTGGCGGCACTCCCCGACCGGCATAGCTCGAACTTGGAATTTCTCCCCATCGCCACCATACCGCTCATCTTCATCGCGCCGCGCCACGCGATTGCTGCGGATGTTCCGCAGGAGGGTGGCGAACTCGACCTCTCCCGGGCACCGCTGGTGTTGCCGCAGACAGGGCTTTCCCGAAGGAGGCTCGATCAGTGGCTCAAGGAGCACCGCATTTCGCCAAACATCACCTCCGAGGTCTCGGGCAATGAGGCCATTATCGCCATGGTGCGGCTTGGCTGCGGGGTCGGCATCGTGCCGCAACTGGTTCTGGAGCGAAGCCCCTTCAGGGACGAGGTGGCGGTGCTGGAGAAGGCGCCTTCATTGAAACCGTACGAGGTGGGGCTTTGCTGCGGCAGGCGCAACCTGCAGCGCCCCAGCGTGAAGGCATTCTGGCAACTGGCGGAGAAGCAGTCTATAAACCAAAAGAAGGTCACGCAAAGACGCAAAGGCGCCAAGTAA
- the ilvC gene encoding ketol-acid reductoisomerase, giving the protein MGVNYFNTLPLRRQLQELGTCRFMDASEFANGCEYVKGKKIVIVGCGAQGLNQGLNMRDSGLDVSYTLRKEAIEQKRQSYLNASENGFKVGSYEELLPGADIVMNLAPDKQHSNVVDTVIPFMKQGAVFSYAHGFNIVEEGTQIRKDLTVVMVAPKCPGSEVRAEYKRGFGVPTLIAVHGENDPNGDGLEIAKALASAQGGDRAGVLESSFVAEVKSDLMGEQTILCGMLQAGALLCFDKMTQNGIAAPYAVKLIQYGWETITEALKHGGITNMMDRLSNPAKLIAFKLADELKDIMRPLFQKHMDDIMSGEFSRTMMEDWANDDVKLLTWREQTGQTAFEKTEAAGEISEQEYFDKAILMVAMVKAGVELAFETMVQTGIEPESAYYESLHETPLIANTIARKKLYEMNRVISDTAEYGCYLFSHACVPLLKDFMSKVGTDVIGKGLAAKDNSVDNQLLVAVNAEIRSHLVEEVGAELRAAMKGMQKIV; this is encoded by the coding sequence ATGGGAGTGAACTATTTCAACACCCTGCCGCTGCGCCGCCAGCTCCAGGAACTGGGCACCTGCCGCTTCATGGACGCATCCGAGTTCGCCAACGGCTGCGAGTACGTCAAAGGTAAGAAGATCGTCATCGTCGGCTGCGGCGCACAGGGGCTCAACCAGGGTCTCAACATGCGCGACAGCGGGCTGGACGTCTCCTACACCCTGAGGAAAGAAGCGATAGAGCAGAAGCGTCAGTCCTACCTGAACGCCTCCGAGAACGGCTTCAAGGTAGGCTCCTACGAGGAACTGCTCCCCGGCGCCGACATCGTCATGAACCTCGCCCCGGACAAGCAGCACAGCAACGTCGTCGATACCGTCATTCCCTTCATGAAGCAGGGCGCCGTGTTCAGCTACGCCCACGGCTTCAACATCGTCGAAGAAGGGACTCAGATCCGCAAGGACTTAACCGTCGTCATGGTCGCCCCTAAATGCCCCGGCTCCGAGGTGCGCGCCGAGTACAAGCGCGGCTTCGGCGTCCCGACCCTTATCGCCGTGCATGGCGAGAACGACCCCAACGGCGACGGCCTTGAGATCGCCAAAGCGCTTGCTTCCGCTCAGGGTGGCGACCGCGCCGGCGTGCTGGAGTCCTCTTTCGTGGCCGAAGTCAAATCGGACCTGATGGGCGAGCAGACCATCCTCTGCGGTATGCTGCAGGCGGGCGCCCTTCTTTGCTTCGACAAGATGACGCAAAACGGCATCGCCGCACCCTACGCCGTCAAGCTGATCCAGTACGGCTGGGAGACCATCACCGAGGCGCTCAAGCACGGCGGCATCACCAACATGATGGATCGCCTCTCCAACCCGGCGAAGCTCATCGCCTTCAAGCTGGCCGACGAGCTGAAGGACATCATGCGCCCGCTGTTCCAGAAACACATGGACGACATCATGAGCGGCGAGTTCTCCCGCACCATGATGGAGGACTGGGCCAACGACGACGTGAAACTCCTCACCTGGCGCGAGCAGACCGGCCAGACCGCGTTCGAGAAGACCGAGGCAGCCGGCGAGATCTCCGAGCAGGAGTACTTCGACAAGGCGATCCTGATGGTCGCCATGGTCAAGGCAGGCGTGGAACTCGCCTTCGAGACCATGGTGCAGACCGGCATCGAGCCGGAGAGCGCCTACTACGAGTCTCTGCACGAGACCCCGCTCATCGCCAACACCATCGCCAGAAAGAAACTGTACGAGATGAACCGCGTCATTTCCGACACCGCCGAGTACGGCTGCTACCTGTTCTCCCACGCCTGCGTACCCCTGCTCAAGGACTTCATGTCCAAGGTCGGCACCGACGTGATCGGCAAAGGGCTTGCGGCTAAGGACAACAGCGTGGACAACCAGCTCTTGGTTGCGGTCAACGCCGAGATCCGCAGCCATCTGGTCGAGGAAGTCGGCGCCGAGCTGCGCGCCGCCATGAAGGGCATGCAGAAGATCGTCTAG
- the rplI gene encoding 50S ribosomal protein L9, which translates to MKVILKENVDNLGHIGDIVKVAPGYARNFLLPKGFAIEATEKNAKALEHAKRHLEYKKNKVLEAAKQLAAKIEGLSLSIAHQAGADDRLFGAVTNMELAEQLKANGIEMDRKRIVLAEPIKQLGDFTATVKIHPEVSATLKVAVTKA; encoded by the coding sequence ATGAAGGTAATTCTCAAAGAAAACGTAGACAATCTCGGCCACATCGGCGACATCGTAAAGGTAGCACCGGGCTACGCCCGCAACTTCCTGCTCCCGAAAGGCTTCGCCATCGAGGCTACCGAGAAGAACGCTAAAGCGCTCGAGCACGCCAAGCGTCACCTCGAATACAAGAAAAACAAGGTTCTCGAGGCAGCCAAGCAGCTGGCAGCCAAGATCGAAGGCCTTTCCCTTTCCATCGCGCATCAGGCTGGCGCAGACGACAGGCTCTTCGGCGCCGTCACCAACATGGAACTGGCAGAGCAGCTCAAGGCAAACGGCATCGAAATGGACCGCAAGCGCATCGTCCTCGCCGAGCCGATCAAGCAGCTGGGCGATTTCACCGCAACCGTGAAGATCCACCCGGAAGTGAGCGCAACCCTGAAAGTGGCCGTGACCAAAGCCTAA